The Danio rerio strain Tuebingen ecotype United States chromosome 20, GRCz12tu, whole genome shotgun sequence genome contains the following window.
TGAACTAGCTGgatctggcacctctgaaatcttatcctgcacctcattttaccgatcccctcCTCACATGCATCCCTGCCCGCTTTTCACTTTCTCCTTTGACTCCTTAACCCTCTTTACTTCCGTCCGGATCctttacatattgtgccttttgCTTGCACAAGCtctttgctttgaaatgtagacacacacaaaaaaaacgcTCAGTCGTAAAACGTGTATTAACCTGTATTGAAGTGTGtagttacctcagacaaacacagaacagacGAAAACTGCAATGCCTTTTTTATCCATAATAAAACGTATATTAGAGCTAGAGTTGGGGCATAGATTGGGATTTGTTAGTGGTGGTTCATTAGAGAGTGTGATTGAAGGTTGCTAGCATCAGCAGACACCTCGGGAACACAACTCAAACTACAGGATCCAGATAATTCAAAAGGCACAGGGATTTCTGCAAATGAGTCGGATTGAGGTCTGATAATATTCACACTTTAAGTGAACTCTATTAGAGTTTGTATGGAAGCAGACTAAGTCCATCACTACTGCTGGGTTTTTGTCCATTTATTTGGTGCACATCAGAATGCAATTGCTATATTTAAAACCTGACCAACAGATCAACACCAAAGGGAAAACAAACTTGAGTTTGATTCAGTGGAACAAAACAAGTGTGAATACACCCTTAGTCTTGCATTGTTTTGTTCACTAAAGAACACCCAAAATTCCACCTGACTGATATCTTAATAACCAATTACAGTTTGGTTTGttaagcataaaaataatagtgtGTTCCAGCCTTTACTTTCAGAAAAAAGAGTTGCAAAAAAGGGCACTTTACAAAACAGTAGCATTTAAGCAGCTGATAAAATGGGAGTTGAGTCAAGCATTACCTATTTATTGGACAATACAAAGGTAGCCGTTTTTGAAAGAAATTCAAAAGCAGAcaggaagacagacagacagacagaggattTGTTTCATTGACACATTTTAAACCTCACCTTGTTCCCTGCCCCACCTCTCTTCTGTACGCCATCTACATTATCAATCTCATAGACTTTAATTTCATAAGAGTCAGAAACACTCCGATCCACTCGGTGTGTCTTGGGCCCGCTTAAGGATCTCTTCAGTGACATGAGGTTCTCTTGAGATGGACGTCTTACACTGGACCCTGTGGATAAAGACAATGAAGTGAACAACCTATTGTATATAATGCACATTGTGTTGATTCTGAACACTTCTCACCAATGTTGCTTCTTTTCTTGGTACTTCTTGCCCCTTTTGCAGCACCGAGTGAACAGCTCTGATCACTGATGGAGTTGTGTGTTGAACTGCTGCTGATTGTAGCCTCACTATCTCTAAGCATGCTTTCATAGCCACTACTAACCATACTGCTTCTGTTATAGAGTAAAGCCGTTTTACACATGGCAGGAGGAAGCTCACCACTGAGTACACTCGTGGTATCACTGGCATGCCCGCTGCAGTGTGGTGCCCGTGGAGCTGTAATCCGACTATACGGGGACGGCAATGTGTGAACAAATGGCTCCATTGTTTCCAATTCCTCATTTTCATCTAAATCAGACCCACCTTGACTAAATGCAGAAAGAGAGTCTCGACTGCTTCTTAAAAGCTCAACCCTTCCTTTCCGTATTGCTCCAGGGGACTTCAAACTTCCATTGTTTTGACTTCGGGACAGGGAGTGTGTGGTCCAAGAGCTTTGGTTGACAGGTGCTCCATTTGGAGAAAAACTTGAGCTTCTGTTGAGCGGGTGTCTGGTGGGTTTGGGAGACAAGTTTGGCATCTTGTGGATCTTTGAACTAGTGGTGAATTTATTTCCAGTGGTTGACTTAGAGTGACCATTTTTAGATGTCCGGGTTGTGTCATTGGCATCATGCATTGGGAAGAACTGTGGAACCCTTCCAAGACTCTGACTAGCTCGACACCTCACAAAATCCTCAAAGTCTTCTTTAAAAGGAAGAGGGCTGCGTTGAGATGGAATGGATTCTTCATCTAATATGCATTTAGGAGCCACGTTGATGAAAGCAGTCTCTTCAAGGTACTTGCTTTTAAGTCTCGGAGAGCTAGAATTACCTTTCAAGCTTCCTGTTAAGCTCCCGCTATTACTCTGATCCCAAGTTTGGCTCCTACCGCATAATGCTTTCAGTTTTGCATTAAACAACTTACTGCTCTCTTCAAAATGAGATTTCGTAGCCTGGTTTAGCATTGCACTTCTGGCTGTTCTAGCCTCTTCTTTTGCATCTTTCCTTTTTAGATTGGGACTGTTGCTTGCAGATTGACCATTGGTAAATTCTTTTTTAGTATATTGTTTTTTCTCAAGAGTGTCTTTGGGACTGCATGAATTCTTGTGTTCTTTGTTTAAGTGTGGACAATCTTTgacatctttctttttgttttggcaCAACCAGCTCTGCTCAGGTTTAATTTCACAAGCAAATTGTCTGGATTTCGAGATCTCACAGTGAGGGTCAAGTTTAACCTTGGCTTCTTTAGGTATCTCCTTCACATCTTCTGTTAGACGCACTTCAGGCCAAGTCTCATGCTGCGACAGGCCTTTTGAATCAATATGTGCATTGATTTTAGTATGTCGGGCAGCTGTATCAGACGAGGCCGTGGAGATTTCAGTCTCTGATGTCTGTGCATTAGAGGTGCAACTATAAAAACCCTCTGTTTGTTCTTCACCTACACTACCGATAATCCTGACAGACTGATTTCCTGGCGTTAAAGCCTGGAGAGAGTGTGACTCATGAATACTTAATATTTTTGCCTTTCCTTGATCAGTGGCCCCATTTATTGTTACCTCCTCAACCACAGTATACACAAGTTCATCTTGTCCATTAAGATCCAGTGGCTGCTGAACAGTCACAGTAATGGTGGCCCTCATTTCTCGTTGGTTCTTTAAGGTACAAGGTGGAACGTCTCCATTCAAAGAGGCAGAAACAGCTGGGGAGCTCAAACTGGAAGAGAGGGATgacgaaaaagaagaagaagaggtaGATCTTGGAGAACTCTTGCCAATGGGAGATATTCGTGTTTGAGTTTGCATTGTGGAATCGTCTGATACTCTTGTTTTATCTTGGTCTTCAAATTTCAAAGGTAGTGAAGTGGGCGTCGTatccatttttttattgtaaagcatAGATTTGCTTGGAGATTGGCTAGACAACATGGAATTGATTGGTTTGACAATATGTGACTGTTGTGGACATGTGTTAATAATCTGTGAATTGGTGGTACATGAAATTTGTTCACTGTTGTGAATTATGGCAATTGTTTTTGATGAGCTTCCTTGTCTGGTAACTTCACATTTGCTTGACTCTTGATTATgcaatgaattagattttttctcAGCGTGATTTAAGTGAGGGTTTTGGTTTTGGTTCATGGCATGCACTTCCTGATCTTTGCAAGGGTCCAGCTCTGTTCCATCTATATTTCCCAGTCGATTTTGGAGTTCTGCAAATGTGTTACACTTTAGACActcaaaatctgatttattttgcaatattgttGGTGTTGGCTCTTCTTTGCCCTTTTCTTTTGATATCTGCTTCATGCGATTGCCAATTGGTGGAGAGATTTCACAAAACCTCATCAGCGAGAGCTTCTTGGTCTCTAATTTGTTCTTGAGTAAAGATGGAATAATAGGCAAAACCTCTCTGCTTCTGTTTGTAACCTCTTTATCCAGGAGGCCAGACCGATCCATTGAGATAATAGTATCACAAGAGTTGTCGCTCCCAGGATAAAATGCTGGATCACTAGAGAAACCAGGAGAGGAGAGATCTTGATCCAGGGTTCCTGTCGATTGGAATCTCATTTTGGTGGAATTATTAACTTTCCTCTCATTGCCTAAGCTTCTTCCTCCAGGTGAGCTTGAGGAAgatttctgggtaaaaaaaagtaaaaataaaactagATCTTAATTCACTGCATTCAAAAACAGGACAATAcgactgaattaaattaaattaaattaaattaaattaaattaattttaatttaatttaatttaatttaatttaatttaatttaatttaatttaatttaatttaatttaatttaatttaattcagtcgtatttacaaaaaatcaattaaattacaaaaaagaaattaaattaaatatttacttatagatattcaatatttaattatagaaataaaaatattttagacaataaaatataatttcttaATATAAAAGATTACCCTTGTCTTCTTTTTCTGCCTTCGCATTCGAGACACAGTCTGCATTGTACAGAGGCTTTCTGTGAGGTCTTCAGATAAAGTGGATATATGGGCAATAATTGTAGTGCAGCAGTTGACATCATTAAGAGAGTCTTGCAGAAGCATGGCTAATGTATTTCCcctgtaataaacaaattatcatAGATAATCAAATATACTTAAACTcacacaaaaattattatttctgtCATCATCTACTCACCCTTGTTACATAAAAGTTAGAATTTTTAATGtactgttgagcacaaaagaagatatactgaagaatgttggaaacctataaccatagactttcatagtaggacaaacaaatactatgaaagtcaatggttacatgtgtACAGCATTCTTCAGTATCTTTTCTCTTGtgctcaacagaacaaaaaacttCATTTCAACTTCAGCTCCATTCAATACAAAATTTTGgcttgaactatccatttaatttattttttctttgaaaaGAAACTTTTCACAAGATGTGATATAGGTGGGTTCAAAATTTGAATTTCAGTTCAAAATAACacacagattatttattatgcCATGCGTTAAATTCCATTTTAGTATATGTGggtctttaaataaaaatgagctGCTCCCCACCCTCTATCCGGAACAAGGTGGAGCATGTGTCTCAGACATTCTTTCACCTGATAGTTTAAGTCTTGTTAGTTTAAAGTCTTGATAGACATTTTGATGAGTACACACAAGCTTCAACAGAGACAAGCAAATTAGTTTCAATTTTATCATCatagcttgatttttttttacacccAGTGTATACAAACATCTGTGTTTAAGCACAGTTTAAGAACATAAGTTCTGCATAATGGGTCCCCTTTAATGAAATAACTGTATTttatgtcaaaataaacagttagtaaattTCTGCCTTTATAATTGAGTTATACATAGACATACCTATTAGAAACATGTTTATGTCTGTTGAGATTGGCTGTGATAAAGTTTCCCAGCTCAGCAAGGCAGACCCCACAGTTGCTTTCTTCTCTTTCCCCAACGCAGCTCCCTAAATCAATCAGGCTCAGCTTACTTTGATCCACATTCGCTGAGGAAAACACAAGTTATTAGCACAGGAAGTTAAACAAGTGATATAAAAGAAACATAAATAGAATATTAGGATGAATAGCAAAGCACTATTCCATTACAACTACTGCCCAGTAGGCCTCAATACATCCAATTATCAAGAACTGGACTGACGATCCCTAATTAGCATCATAAAGAAGCATCTGAACTCACTCCCAGATTTGCTGCTGCTTCCTATGTGCTGTTGGCGAACATGCAGGGTGAAGAACATGTGACAGCAGTGCTTCCCTTCACTGTCCAGCGTCCCACTGCGAGACGCAATAGCCGCATCCAGCAAGAAAGCAGCTCTCTCTGGAGTCTGAGCGTTTAGTACATTGTGGCTGCAGAGCTGGAATCAAGATAACACAATCCAATAATGAGACTCTCAAGTAAATGGAAATGTCTCAATTAACATATCAATGAGTCCGCATTAGATTTGTATTGATCGCAAAGGGTTATAAATGGCATGCAAAAGGCGTCTTAAAGGAATATTTGGGGTTTGGAACAAATTAAAAGAAGAGTTCATCTGTTAATGAAAATCTCAAGTCTTCCTTTTGGTCAATGAGCGACATGATGTGAATATGTCACAACATACATCATGCAAGATGTTGTGGTCTGAGGTTGTGAGTCAGACCAAGGCGAATATTTCgagaacactttagtttaaggacCAATTCTCACTAATAATTAGTGGCTTATTGTCTGCCTGTTACTGACATTGATTGTTTATTGTTATCCCTAATCCTTCTCAATACCTAAATCTAACTATTTCCTAAAGGGAGACCTTTTATGCccatttttacaatatataaattaagTATCAGATATCTGTTAAtataagtttcagctcaaaatagcccacagataatgttttatagcTCTATAAAATGGCTCCTTTTAGGCTTTGACCTAAACCATGTCATTTTGGTGACTGAGATTTTGATAGAGGGCAGAGCTACAATTGTCTCTGTGATAATCTGAAAATTTAAAAAGAAGTGGCTCAGATAAAGGTAGTCGCTCGCTCACATTATCTTTGGCAGGTACGTCTGAAAACTCGAACGGCGGactgctgcttctcactcagggctattTAAGCTAATAATGAGAGACTGTCACTAATAGACCaggctttccctctctgatgacatgtacagcGGGAgaatgtgttgggacaacatgaaggaattaagttaatttattcatgtttacaaattttatttaaaaattttatttaaaatgtaaaatttaaaacaggcgatgcggtggcacagtaggtagtgctgttgcctcacagcaagaaggtcgctggttcgagccacggctgggtcagttggcgtttctgtgtggagtttgcatgttctccccgcattcaagtgggtttcctccgggtgctcaggtttcacccacagtccaaagtaatgcgctaggtgaattgggtaggctaaattgtctacagtgtatgagtgtgaatgagtgtgtatggatgtttcccaaagatgggttgtagctggaagggcatccgctgcgtaaaacgtgctgggtaagttggcggttcattccgctgtggcgatcacagattaataaagggactaagctgaaaagaaaattaatgaatgaatataaaacaattaagttctccCAATGATAACTTAATAAGCTGCAAATTATGAGTATATTGAGctaaacagtttaaaagtgaGAAGTGTACATAAAAAAGTGTGGCcagcatttataataaaaattatataatgaaatatatatgaactttttttaaattaattatttgaaatatatatgaactttttttaaattaattatttcacTAGAAAAGATGATtttgtgaattatttttaaaatgcataaatgttgtattaaaaattgtattattgaaACAATGCTATTGGAACAATATACATACTACTTAAGAAACAAGTGGGGTGTCTTTTGAAAAAATATGCATGCCTCTAATAAACCTACAACTGTCTGACCACCTCAGATGTATTTGCATAATAAGTGTGACTTTACTCACTTTCTCAGAACTTTGTTGTCAGATTTTTGTATTCTactttttttaagtgaagtttatttataaactaatttcgagaggatcacgtgcttatgattaccTACGGCTGGTCacacattatccaatttatgattcaccaatcagacgatttctaagccactataaataccctaagttccatataacagccatcttcattttgaagaatcccccctttccaCTACTCTTCCTCCTTTcctatgggtggcacggtggcccagtggttagcactgttgcctcacagcaagaacgtcactggttctagtccttaccaagccagccgacgtttctgtgcggagctTACACATTCTTCCCATGCTCATGTGGGTTCCCAGTTTTTCTCACACTGTCCAAAAATAtgaaacttaagttaattgactaatccaaatcggcaccatagacatgcacctaGTAAGTAGTTTTCTCTGAAGAGCAATCACTatttgttcattagctactacagcaggggagttcttcagatctacctgagctcaaactcccctctcgccttgcaaatgggagggagccccgggctcaaggatcttttgagctcaagGCTCTCCCAGGACAagatgccaaacaagctttataatcaatcatcagtgtgaactcttgacattttttaaatgacttttgttACTTAACTTGTGTTTACTGGTATCCttgtttttgtcctttttttgtttgtatgttcatcttgtttttgttttgtttgttttaaaaaattatttaattttaaaaacaataaacaatgaattaaacaaaaaaatgtgtcaTTGAGCCCAGTTCACTTGAATGATGTTCCTTTGCTCCAAGCACAATTTTCTTTTTGGTGACAAAGTACAGAAATCATATTTGGACAAGTTATACTGTTTGCTTTTTATAAAGCTTTTAATATTAGTGTGTTATTTCACGTCACTATTTGGACGAGTGCGAGCAggacatttttcttttgttttttgtaaattagcTATCCTGATGTGGTCTAGCAATAAAAAAACCAAACATACAGCATTAAATTTAATCATCCAGCTAATTAATGcaggattttgtttttgttcatgcAACTGTGCCCTCAGGTTGTAAGGTACTATTTTAGCAAAGCTGATTTGAAACACAATCATGTGCAAAAAGAgttgcacaaataaataataaagtaaatgtgcaatattaaaacaaacattgcACAAAGGAAGTGCACTCCACACTTGCCTGTACTCCATAGACTGGGTCCTCAGTGAGGTAAGCATCTGGCTTATAGGTCTCCTTGCAGTTGCTCGTGTCAACATCGCAGAGCAAATCCCTGATGCCATTGTTTTCCCCGCAGACCTCCAGAGCTGACACAGAAACTGAGATGTTCGCCCATGTCTTGTCTTTCTTCCTGTTAATAAGCTTGAAAAGCCACGAGATTGCGCACGGAATGACTCCAAGGCTTTGAGTGCAAGCATCGTGGCCGATCATTGTGTAAGACATTCCTGTGAACCAACAGAAAGAAAGCGAGAATGCCATTTTTCATAATAGATAGTCATTAGAAAAGCCTCCCATTGGGGTTGTGCCAAATAAATCACCATTCAGAATGACAAAAAAGCCACAGCCTGAAATATGCTCAAATTCGTGGCCAACAACTTTACAAACTGGGGTGTAAAATGCGTTGTGGCAATGTCATGACCAATTAAATGTAAAGCACTTTACTGGCAGCCAAGCATGGGCCGGTTTAAAAGATTTATGATGTCTGGCTGGGAGCCAAGGGCCAACATGGTGGCCGGGTAATTCAATCTAGCTAATAGAGAATGATGTCATACCTCAAATGCCATGTAGAGGTTCTTGTCAGGATTTTGGGCGGATAACAATTAATAATCTTAAAGGTAAATGACCTGTGATGACCCAATGTGTAGTCTCTACGCCGTCCATTAAagggacaacatttcatgcacattCATTAAGAAGCCCTACAAGTCACACAAGATGGCACAAACATATGTAAACCTAAACCTTTTTGTGTCAACACCATGAGTAAATGTCAGTTTTGAGATAAAGATCCAGATTATACTTATAAAAACTACTGTCAGGATTTACTAAAGACACATAGTGAAACAATTAAAAGccgtgttgccagatatagctgatTTTTTTCccagcccaaaagctgtccaaTACTCGCCCAAactcacaaaaacacactcaaaagataagatcaatattttattttgattcatttagataacctagttactttaactgGCATATTTTTTTACCATACAGCAATCAACACCTGCAGTCACAGAACAACGACATAACCAGATCACATGAAAACAGTAAAACACTGCCCCCACTAATGTTGTGTAAATTACACTATGTTTTACTTTTATCTATGTTTTACTTTCGAAATGGGATATAAATTCATACCATTTGGTGTTTTAAATTCTATTGAACATAATTCTTGTGTTCTCAGACaatgcttctatgtttgttcttgccgtcaattgtggaaaaaaatgattgataaaagtgtcatgataaaCAAGTGTCATGAGTTTAACTgcaggcacatgcacacaaaGGGGAATCAGATTTGTCCAAGAAGTCAGATTTTAATACAACTTTCTTTCACCTCCTCTTGTGGGTGGGCCCACATGTGTGTGCTATGCGCTGGTCACTACTATCTGAATGGAGtaggagcacacagttatgttttgttaaataagttgcaaATACAATTTACATTTCAAAACCAACCACATTTTGTCAACCCGCCTTTGCCATTTCTTACCaccacaatcaaattcaaaactgcccaatctggcaacactgcccaTGGATAGTTATTCTTGCAGCTGACCTTATTAAATATGCATTTGTGGGAGTTTCCCTTTCAGACGCAATATTTATGGGAGgagaatatttaaatttaaagcatgTACAGTAAAGTGATTTAGTATGGCTCACAGCTGTCAGTTTACTGGTATTTGTGCCATTATCAAATGCCCTCAAAAAGCATGTATTAAGCCTGTGTTGTTTCATCATAGGCTTTTTGCATTTCCTTATTTTTGCATATTGCAAATTTGCACATTTGCATATTGCACGTTGTCTTACTTGCAAAACTTTCCACTTATATTGGGGCGTTTATGTAATTGCAAGCTTTCATGCTAATTTGCCTTTACTGTGTAATCTGGCCCATAAAATCATGCTGCAAAATATCATATAGTGTTATTCAGATGTAGAATTGAGATTGTGagactaataaatatatattattatataatcaattatatatatatatatatatatatatatatatatatatatatatatatatatatatatatatatat
Protein-coding sequences here:
- the kif26bb gene encoding kinesin-like protein KIF26B isoform X2, which encodes MSYTMIGHDACTQSLGVIPCAISWLFKLINRKKDKTWANISVSVSALEVCGENNGIRDLLCDVDTSNCKETYKPDAYLTEDPVYGVQLCSHNVLNAQTPERAAFLLDAAIASRSGTLDSEGKHCCHMFFTLHVRQQHIGSSSKSGTNVDQSKLSLIDLGSCVGEREESNCGVCLAELGNFITANLNRHKHVSNRGNTLAMLLQDSLNDVNCCTTIIAHISTLSEDLTESLCTMQTVSRMRRQKKKTRKSSSSSPGGRSLGNERKVNNSTKMRFQSTGTLDQDLSSPGFSSDPAFYPGSDNSCDTIISMDRSGLLDKEVTNRSREVLPIIPSLLKNKLETKKLSLMRFCEISPPIGNRMKQISKEKGKEEPTPTILQNKSDFECLKCNTFAELQNRLGNIDGTELDPCKDQEVHAMNQNQNPHLNHAEKKSNSLHNQESSKCEVTRQGSSSKTIAIIHNSEQISCTTNSQIINTCPQQSHIVKPINSMLSSQSPSKSMLYNKKMDTTPTSLPLKFEDQDKTRVSDDSTMQTQTRISPIGKSSPRSTSSSSFSSSLSSSLSSPAVSASLNGDVPPCTLKNQREMRATITVTVQQPLDLNGQDELVYTVVEEVTINGATDQGKAKILSIHESHSLQALTPGNQSVRIIGSVGEEQTEGFYSCTSNAQTSETEISTASSDTAARHTKINAHIDSKGLSQHETWPEVRLTEDVKEIPKEAKVKLDPHCEISKSRQFACEIKPEQSWLCQNKKKDVKDCPHLNKEHKNSCSPKDTLEKKQYTKKEFTNGQSASNSPNLKRKDAKEEARTARSAMLNQATKSHFEESSKLFNAKLKALCGRSQTWDQSNSGSLTGSLKGNSSSPRLKSKYLEETAFINVAPKCILDEESIPSQRSPLPFKEDFEDFVRCRASQSLGRVPQFFPMHDANDTTRTSKNGHSKSTTGNKFTTSSKIHKMPNLSPKPTRHPLNRSSSFSPNGAPVNQSSWTTHSLSRSQNNGSLKSPGAIRKGRVELLRSSRDSLSAFSQGGSDLDENEELETMEPFVHTLPSPYSRITAPRAPHCSGHASDTTSVLSGELPPAMCKTALLYNRSSMVSSGYESMLRDSEATISSSSTHNSISDQSCSLGAAKGARSTKKRSNIGSSVRRPSQENLMSLKRSLSGPKTHRVDRSVSDSYEIKVYEIDNVDGVQKRGGAGNKGVVLFSAKLKFLEHRQQRIAEVRLKYSALKRELEHAKHHLMLDPAKWTREFDLWQTFEVDSLEHLEALEVVTERLERHVNLCKAHVLMVTSFDVTPKCRLKWRHRPTIDHTTFVGI
- the kif26bb gene encoding kinesin-like protein KIF26B isoform X1; translation: MRNQTGYCETTGGQRFTMANVKTAPVLRGPAAQKERPAPEGAGSSAYDSHAAPWTGFAGSLPTPLTNSLLRSKWPKDTLNGYQPEYSSTGTKREFLDTGHLCKKCISHFNVFRGEALKQVIDGNLSTKDPKVSIHLYESMKAPASVESWGSVEGRCSVCSVHYSQLKQEAIRTILTQDRAIWTPPSTANIPSTTPDPGSQTLPRTWSHRSVVSDPHQRPSEAAPHCWIKGRQHFEALWPLSSCKGIHPESQKSSQSPSHSGKVCEKENMTSTALCNYSPSRPSRSSSMSSLLPAGTSAALSFFVKAAQKLNGMVRRGRSFSESGASPHLTNFSGVLQKSPPPAPASIFQTAGKGKETSGMGKVKVMLRVCSAPVSDPSQSYSFKLDPQKRQMTVLNVPQRQTSAASLSFKTFSFDAVFGQESAQAEVCENSLCEVLQCVLAGADGCILSFGQNNVGMSYTMIGHDACTQSLGVIPCAISWLFKLINRKKDKTWANISVSVSALEVCGENNGIRDLLCDVDTSNCKETYKPDAYLTEDPVYGVQLCSHNVLNAQTPERAAFLLDAAIASRSGTLDSEGKHCCHMFFTLHVRQQHIGSSSKSGTNVDQSKLSLIDLGSCVGEREESNCGVCLAELGNFITANLNRHKHVSNRGNTLAMLLQDSLNDVNCCTTIIAHISTLSEDLTESLCTMQTVSRMRRQKKKTRKSSSSSPGGRSLGNERKVNNSTKMRFQSTGTLDQDLSSPGFSSDPAFYPGSDNSCDTIISMDRSGLLDKEVTNRSREVLPIIPSLLKNKLETKKLSLMRFCEISPPIGNRMKQISKEKGKEEPTPTILQNKSDFECLKCNTFAELQNRLGNIDGTELDPCKDQEVHAMNQNQNPHLNHAEKKSNSLHNQESSKCEVTRQGSSSKTIAIIHNSEQISCTTNSQIINTCPQQSHIVKPINSMLSSQSPSKSMLYNKKMDTTPTSLPLKFEDQDKTRVSDDSTMQTQTRISPIGKSSPRSTSSSSFSSSLSSSLSSPAVSASLNGDVPPCTLKNQREMRATITVTVQQPLDLNGQDELVYTVVEEVTINGATDQGKAKILSIHESHSLQALTPGNQSVRIIGSVGEEQTEGFYSCTSNAQTSETEISTASSDTAARHTKINAHIDSKGLSQHETWPEVRLTEDVKEIPKEAKVKLDPHCEISKSRQFACEIKPEQSWLCQNKKKDVKDCPHLNKEHKNSCSPKDTLEKKQYTKKEFTNGQSASNSPNLKRKDAKEEARTARSAMLNQATKSHFEESSKLFNAKLKALCGRSQTWDQSNSGSLTGSLKGNSSSPRLKSKYLEETAFINVAPKCILDEESIPSQRSPLPFKEDFEDFVRCRASQSLGRVPQFFPMHDANDTTRTSKNGHSKSTTGNKFTTSSKIHKMPNLSPKPTRHPLNRSSSFSPNGAPVNQSSWTTHSLSRSQNNGSLKSPGAIRKGRVELLRSSRDSLSAFSQGGSDLDENEELETMEPFVHTLPSPYSRITAPRAPHCSGHASDTTSVLSGELPPAMCKTALLYNRSSMVSSGYESMLRDSEATISSSSTHNSISDQSCSLGAAKGARSTKKRSNIGSSVRRPSQENLMSLKRSLSGPKTHRVDRSVSDSYEIKVYEIDNVDGVQKRGGAGNKGVVLFSAKLKFLEHRQQRIAEVRLKYSALKRELEHAKHHLMLDPAKWTREFDLWQTFEVDSLEHLEALEVVTERLERHVNLCKAHVLMVTSFDVTPKCRLKWRHRPTIDHTTFVGI